In Microbacterium terrisoli, the genomic stretch CTGGCCACGATCGGCGACGGCAAGCACGGTCTGGGGTTCATGTGGTATTTCTCCACGACCGGTGACCCGTCCGAGATCAACAGCTACCTCGTCGGGCCTGACAACCCGAACAACTTCACCGACCCGACCGCCGCCGACATCATCACGAAGTCCTCGGCGCAGACAGACCCGAAGACGCGCATCGACGACCTGATGCAGCTTGAGAAGCTCAGCGCCGACAACGCCGTGAACGCGCCGATCTGGTGGGGCAAGTCGGTGACGTACTTCAGCAACAAGATCGGGATCGACGCGTACAGCCCGTACACATTCGTGACCATGTGGGGATCGCAGCTGTTCGCGGCCAAGGTGAAATGACCGGCCGGCAGTCGCTTCGGCTCGCGCAGACGATCGCTCTGCGCCTGCTCGGGGTTGCCGTCATCCTCGCGATCATCTCGTTCCTGACGTTCGCGCTGATGTACCTGGCCCCGGGCGACCTGGTGAAGAACCTGTTGGGCAACCGGCCCAGCACGCCCGAGGCGATCGCGGCGATCCGCGCGCAGTACCACCTCGACGACCCGTTCATGGTTCAGTACTGGGACTGGCTCAGAGGCGTGCTGCACGGCGACCTGGGCGAGTCCATCAGGATGCAGCAGCCCGTCTCGCAGGTGCTGGCCGACCGCAGCAGCGTCACGATCATCCTCATCGTGCTGTCGTTCGTGATCGCCGTGGTCACCTCGATCCCGCTCGGCATCCTCAGCGCGACCCGGCGCGGCAGCGCTCTGGACCGCTTCGCAAGCGCCGTCACCCTCACCGGCCTGTCGGCGCCGAGCTTCGCGCTGGCGATCGTCGGCATCTACCTGTTCGCGATGCTGCTGCCGATCTTTCCCGCCTACGGCGCCGGCAGCGGGTTCGGCGACCAGCTCTACCATCTGCTGCTGCCGTCGATCGTGCTGGCCGCCGGCATCGGGGCGATCCTCATGAGGATGACGCGGGCCGCCGTCATCCGCGAACTCGACGGTGACGCGATCACCTTCGCGCGTGCCCGCGGCCTGCCGCAGAGCCTCGTGCAGCAGATTGCCCTGCGCGGGGCGCTGATCCCGATCGTGACCAGTGCCGGTCTGATCCTCACGTTCATCATCGGCGGGACGATCATCGTCGAGACGGTCTTCGCCCTGCCCGGCATCGGCCAGCTGCTCGAGGAGTCAGTGCTGTTCAAAGACCTGCCGACCGTGCAGGCGCTCACCCTGCTGGTCGCTGCGGCGATCGGCATCGTCACAGTGATCGTCGATCTCAGCTATCTGCTGTTCGATCCGCGGGTGCGGGCAAGGGAGCTGAGCCGGTGACCCTC encodes the following:
- a CDS encoding ABC transporter permease, whose amino-acid sequence is MTGRQSLRLAQTIALRLLGVAVILAIISFLTFALMYLAPGDLVKNLLGNRPSTPEAIAAIRAQYHLDDPFMVQYWDWLRGVLHGDLGESIRMQQPVSQVLADRSSVTIILIVLSFVIAVVTSIPLGILSATRRGSALDRFASAVTLTGLSAPSFALAIVGIYLFAMLLPIFPAYGAGSGFGDQLYHLLLPSIVLAAGIGAILMRMTRAAVIRELDGDAITFARARGLPQSLVQQIALRGALIPIVTSAGLILTFIIGGTIIVETVFALPGIGQLLEESVLFKDLPTVQALTLLVAAAIGIVTVIVDLSYLLFDPRVRARELSR